One Triplophysa dalaica isolate WHDGS20190420 chromosome 11, ASM1584641v1, whole genome shotgun sequence genomic window carries:
- the rock2a gene encoding LOW QUALITY PROTEIN: rho-associated protein kinase 2 (The sequence of the model RefSeq protein was modified relative to this genomic sequence to represent the inferred CDS: inserted 1 base in 1 codon) — translation MSLGAERRMENRLRKLEAMIKDPRSAINLESLLDSMNALVLDLDFPALRKNKNIETFLNRYESVMRRIREFQMKPEDFDRVKVIGRGAFGEVQLVRHKASQKVYAMKVLSKFEMIKRSDSAFFWEERDIMAFADSPWVVQLCCAFQDDRSLYMVMEYMPGGDLVNLTSTYDVPEKWAKFYTAEVVLALDAIHSMGFIHRDVKPDNMLLDRHGHLKLADFGTCMKMDETGMVHCDTAVGTPDYISPEVLKSQGGDGYYGRECDWWSVGVFIYEMLVGDTPFYADSLVGTYSKIMDHKNSLNFPDDVEISQEAKNIICAFLIDREVRLGRXGVEEIKRHPFFKNDQWTFTTLRTTAAPVVPELSSDIDTSNFDEIEEDKGEVETFPTPKAFVGNQLPFVGFTYFKENQLLNDVNSSAMKNDHPTSSNREDNLALQKKLHCLEEQLNNEMQAKDELEQKYRNNFSRLEKITKELDEEINGRKVLETSLRQLERENALLQHKSVESHRRAESEAERKRCLDSEVNGLRDQLDEMKKKNQNSHISNEKNIHLQKQLDEANSLLRAESDAAARLRKTQTESSKQLQQMEAHVRELQDKYCMLENNKLTLERENITLQAALDAEKREQSQGSETIFDLQARISGLEDEVKKARQALSKAESEKRQLQEKLTDLEKEKSNQEIDMTYKLKVLQQGLEQEEGAHKATKARLADKNKISESIEGAKSEAVKELEQKIQEERSSKQRVENRLLELEKKNSMLDCDYKQSLQKLEELRRNKDRLTEEVKNLTLRIEQEVQKRSLTQNDLKVQNQQLITVRTSEKQLKQEINHLLDIKRSLEKQNMELRKERQDSDGQMKELQDQLEAEQYFSTLYKTQVRELKEECEEKNKLYKDMQQGLPELQEERDSLAAQLEITLTKADSEQLARSIAEEQYSDLEKEKIMKELEIKEMMARHRQELSEKDTTITSLEEANRTLTSDVANLANEKEELNNKLKEAQDNLQNIVNEMQTVALVKLTLEKQLQSEKTLKTQAVNKLAEIMNRKEVRGGGSRRGNDTDVRRKEKENRKLQLELRSEREKLNSTIIKYQREINDMQAQLADESQVRIELQMALDSKDSDIEQLRSLLTSLNIHSLDSASMSSGPEMDTDDSLAETRLEGWLSLPVRNNTKRFGWERKYVVVSSKKILFYNSEQDKEHSNPYMVLDIDKLFHVRSVTPSDVYRADAKEIPRIFQILYANEGESKKEQELEALPGDKSSYICHKGHEFIPTLYHFPTNCEACTKPLWNMFKPPPALECRRCHIKCHKDHMDKKEEIVAPCKVNYDVSTAKNLLLLAISQEEQQKWVSRLMKKIPKKPPAQDAPHRSSPRVPVKVQTSQSMRRPSRQIPPSKPS, via the exons ATGTCGCTGGGTGCGGAGAGAAGGATGGAAAACCGGCTGAGAAAGCTGGAAGCCATGATCAAAGACCCGCGGTCTGCGATCAACTTGGAAAGTTTGCTG GATTCCATGAATGCTCTGGTCTTGGACCTGGACTTTCCGGCCTTGCGTAAAAATAAGAACATTGAGACCTTCTTAAACAGAT ATGAATCCGTCATGCGTCGTATTCGGGAGTTCCAGATGAAGCCGGAGGACTTTGACAGAGTGAAGGTGATTGGTAGAGGAGCGTTTGGAGAAGTTCAGCTG GTCAGGCATAAGGCCTCTCAGAAGGTGTATGCGATGAAGGTGCTCAGTAAGTTCGAAATGATCAAGCGCTCAGACTCCGCCTTCTTCTGGGAGGAGCGTGACATCATGGCATTTGCAGACAGCCCATGGGTCGTACAG CTGTGCTGTGCGTTCCAGGATGACCGCTCTCTCTATATGGTTATGGAATACATGCCGGGAGGTGACCTTGTCAATCTCACCAGCACGTACGACGTTCCGGAAAAATGGGCAAAGTTCTACACGGCCGAGGTTGTGTTGGCTCTGGACGCCATTCACTCCATGGGCTTCATTCACAGAGACGTCAAACCAGACAACATGCTGCTGGACCGTCACGGGCATCTCAAACTCGCAGACTTTGGGACATGTATGAAGATGGACGAG ACAGGGATGGTTCACTGTGATACTGCGGTCGGAACCCCTGACTACATCTCACCGGAGGTTCTTAAGTCTCAAGGAGGAGATGGTTACTATGGACGCGAGTGTGACTGGTGGTCTGTTGGAGTATTTATCTACGAGATGCTGGTCG gTGATACGCCGTTTTATGCCGATTCATTGGTGGGGACTTACAGTAAGATTATGGATCATAAGAACTCTCTTAACTTCCCTGATGATGTTGAAATCTCGCAAGAAGCCAAAAACATCATCTGCGCCTTCCTAATAGACAG GGAAGTTCGCTTGGGTC ATGGCGTGGAGGAAATTAAAAGACATCCTTTCTTCAAAAATGACCAGTGGACCTTTACCACCTTAAGAACGA CTGCAGCACCTGTGGTTCCAGAACTGAGCAGTGACATAGACACTAGTAATTTTGATGAGATAGAAGAGGATAAAGGAGAAGTGGAGACCTTTCCTACCCCCAAAGCTTTCGTTGGCAATCAGCTGCCCTTCGTGGGCTTCACctattttaaagaaaacca GTTGTTGAACGATGTCAACAGTTCAGCAATGAAAAACGACCACCCCACATCCAGCAATAGAGAG GACAATTTAGCT CTTCAGAAGAAACTTCACTGTCTGGAGGAGCAGCTCAATAATGAGATGCAGGCTAAAGATGAACTGGAGCAAAAATACAGGAACAACTTCAGCCGCCTGGAGAAGATCACGAAAGAGCTCGATGAAGAG ATAAATGGCAGGAAAGTATTGGAGACATCTCTGAGgcagctggagagagagaacgcTCTGCTGCAACACAAGAGCGTTGAGAGTCACCGCAGAGCCGAGAGCGAAGCCGAACGCAAACGCTGCCTGGATAGTGAGGTGAATGGTCTCAGGGATCAGCTTGATGAGATGAAGAAGAAGAACCAGAACTCGCACATCTCCAATGAGAAGAACATTCACCTGCAGAAACAG CTGGATGAGGCTAACTCATTGCTGAGAGCAGAGTCCGACGCAGCTGCGAGGCTGCGTAAAACTCAAACGGAGAGCTCTAAACAGCTACAGCAGATGGAGGCTCATGTGAGAGAACTGCAGGATAAATACTGCATGCTGGAGAACAACAAGCTCACgctggagagagagaacatcACCCTTCAGGCGGCGCTGGACGCAGAGAAACGAGAGCAGAGCCAGGGCTCTGAGACCATCTTTGATCTGCAGG CACGAATCTCTGGTTTGGAGGATGAGGTGAAAAAGGCGAGACAGGCCCTGTCTAAAGCGGAGTCAGAAAAGAGACAACTTCAGGAGAAACTAACAGATCTGGAAAAG GAGAAGAGCAATCAAGAGATTGACATGACCTATAAGCTGAAGGTCTTACAACAAGGTTTGGAGCAGGAGGAGGGGGCACACAAGGCTACAAAAGCTCGACTCGCAGACAAGAACAAGATCAGCGAGTCCATCGAAGGAGCCAAATCTGAGGCTGTGAAGG AGCTGGAGCAGAAGATACAGGAAGAGCGTTCCTCCAAGCAGCGTGTGGAGAACCGACTGCTAGAGCTGGAGAAGAAGAACTCCATGCTCGACTGCGACTACAAACAGTCACTTCAGAAACTCGAGGAACTGAGAAGAAACAAGGATAGACTAACAgaagag GTAAAGAATCTGACTCTGAGGATCGAGCAGGAAGTTCAGAAGCGCAGTTTGACTCAGAATGACCTGAAGGTTCAGAACCAGCAGCTCATCACCGTGCGTACGTCAGAGAAGCAACTCAAGCAGGAGATCAACCACCTTCTGGACATCAAACGCAGCCTGGAAAAGCAAAACATGGAACTGCGCAA gGAGCGTCAGGATTCTGATGGGCAGATGAAGGAGCTTCAGGATCAGTTGGAGGCAGAACAGTATTTCTCT ACGCTGTATAAGACACAGGTGCGAGAGCTGAAGGAAGAgtgtgaagaaaaaaataaactctaTAAAGACATGCAGCAGGGTCTACCGGAACTGCAGGAGGAAAG GGATTCTCTTGCTGCTCAGTTGGAGATCACACTCACCAAAGCCGACTCCGAGCAGTTGGCACGTTCCATTGCGGAGGAGCAGTATTCCGACCTGGAAAAGGAGAAGATCATGAAGGAGCTTGAGATCAAAGAAATGATGGCCAGACACCGACAGGAGCTCTCGGAGAAGGACACCACCATCACCTCG TTAGAAGAAGCTAATCGCACTTTGACCAGCGATGTGGCAAACCTGGCCAATGAGAAGGAGGAACTCAACAACAAGCTAAAGGAGGCGCAAGACA ACCTGCAAAATATCGTCAACGAAATGCAGACTGTCGCGCTTGTGAAACTTACCCTCGAGAAACAGTTGCAGTCAGAGAAAACTCTGAAAACACAG GCGGTTAACAAACTGGCAGAGATTATGAACAGGAAGGAGGTCAGAGGTGGAGGCAGTCGCCGTGGAAATGATACGGATGTCAGAAGGAAGGAGAAGGAGAACAGGAAGTTGCAGCTGGAACTTCGTTCAGAGAGGGAGAAACTCAACAGCACCATCATCAAATATCAGAGAGAAATCAACGACATGCAAGCA CAACTGGCGGATGAGTCGCAGGTGCGCATTGAGCTCCAGATGGCTCTGGACAGTAAAGACAGCGATATTGAGCAACTACGCAGCCTGCTGACCTCTCTCAACATCCATTCGCTTGACTCAGCCAGTATGAGCAGTGGCCCAGAAATGGACACAGATGATTCACTCGCAG AGACAAGGCTGGAGGGTTGGTTGTCTTTACCTGTGAGGAACAACACCAAACGGTTCGGGTGGGAAAGAAAG TATGTTGTTGTGAGCAGCAAGAAGATTCTGTTCTACAACAGTGAACAGGACAAAGAGCATTCCAATCCTTACATGGTGTTAGACATAGA TAAACTTTTCCATGTGCGTTCTGTAACCCCATCAGACGTTTATCGTGCTGACGCCAAAGAGATCCCCAGGATATTCCAG ATCTTGTATGCTAATGAGGGCGAGAGCAAGAAGGAGCAAGAACTGGAGGCTCTTCCTGGAGACAAGTCTAGCTACATTTGCCATAAGGGTCATGAGTTCATCCCCACCCTCTACCACTTCCCAACTAACTGTGAAGCCTGTACCAAACCCCTGTGGAACATGTTCAAACCACCTCCAGCTCTGGAGTGCAGGAGATGCCACATCAAGTGCCACAAAGACCACATGGACAAGAAGGAAGAGATTGTCGCTCCATGCAAAG TGAACTATGACGTGTCCACGGCAAAAAATCTGCTGCTGTTAGCCATATCTCAAGAGGAGCAGCAGAAGTGGGTTAGTCGACTGATGAAGAAAATCCCTAAAAAACCTCCAGCGCAAGATGCCCCTCACCGCTCCTCTCCCAGGGTTCCCGTTAAAGTGCAAACTAGTCAATCCATGAGAAGACCCAGCCGACAAATACCACCCAGCAAACCCAG CTAA
- the slc66a3 gene encoding solute carrier family 66 member 3 yields MDGNVALHFANFSTLFVCMVLKFPQIFVLMRAKASTGVSLNSLLLELIGFIVFMSYQMYYDYPPVTYLEYPILVAQDVVVLLLILHYNRNLKHSLIYAAVFIGGWQMLTVQKWVIDLAMSLCTFISAGSKLAQLQCLWRSKDSRQVSSLTWGLATYTCLARIFTTTITTGDTQVLIRFVVMSMLNLWVTVTVIYYKPRAVKRD; encoded by the exons ATGGACGGCAATGTGGCGCTGCATTTCGCCAACTTTAGCACCCTGTTCGTGTGCATGGTGCTGAAATTCCCGCAGATATTCGTGCTGATGCGGGCCAAAGCCTCCACTGGGGTCAGTTTGAACAGTCTGCTGCTGGAGCTGATCGG GTTTATTGTGTTCATGTCCTACCAGATGTACTATGACTATCCACCTGTCACATACCTGGAGTATCCAATCCTTGTAGCACAAG atgTTGTTGTGCTGCTTTTGATTCTACATTACAACAGGAACCTGAAGCACAGCCTTATATATGCCGCAGT GTTCATCGGTGGATGGCAGATGCTTACAGTTCAGAAGTGGGTGATTGATCTGGCTATG AGTCTCTGCACATTTATAAGTGCAGGCAGTAAACTGGCACAACTCCAGTGTTTATGGAGGTCTAAGGACTCCCGGCAGGTCAGCTCTCTCACATGGGGCCTGGCCACGTATACATGCCTGG CGCGGATCTTTACTACCACGATCACCACAGGAGACACACAAG TCCTCATTCGGTTTGTTGTTATGAGCATGTTGAACTTGTGGGTAACGGTGACCGTGATCTATTACAAACCCCGCGCTGTGAAACGGGATTAA